A window from Candidatus Eisenbacteria bacterium encodes these proteins:
- a CDS encoding zf-HC2 domain-containing protein: MLHPEQERLTAFVAGELGDEEAMTIYAHLAQCDPCTQRFLALRKIHCDFDNSWDDFLAEFQLRLEAFAAESQADGSYAPAVVIRGFLNGSRRLATAAMVRVAEKFADVTDAGRVLEAVFVPTYTGVGDAKTDPDARRLAEEASEKCGQADDKEALKKLAKISETDPIVSETAKLDLISGENVVGEVIVQSRSRLVSVLVYPALLGTSQATAVLRLLDAAVDGAGAPRRLRLEAVEGAAYWLAEFENVPDGPFSVGLEIARPTS, from the coding sequence ATGTTGCATCCTGAGCAGGAGCGCCTCACGGCGTTTGTGGCCGGGGAGCTCGGCGACGAAGAGGCGATGACCATCTACGCCCATCTCGCCCAATGCGATCCCTGCACCCAGCGTTTCCTCGCCCTCCGGAAGATCCACTGCGACTTCGACAATTCATGGGATGACTTTCTCGCCGAGTTCCAGCTGCGACTGGAAGCATTTGCCGCCGAATCTCAGGCGGATGGGTCATATGCCCCAGCCGTGGTGATTCGCGGGTTTCTGAACGGCTCCAGGCGGCTGGCCACGGCGGCGATGGTTCGAGTCGCGGAAAAATTCGCGGATGTGACGGATGCCGGCCGTGTGCTCGAGGCTGTTTTCGTGCCGACCTATACCGGGGTCGGCGACGCTAAAACCGATCCCGACGCGCGCCGGCTGGCCGAGGAGGCCTCCGAGAAATGCGGTCAGGCCGATGACAAGGAGGCGCTGAAGAAACTGGCGAAAATCTCCGAGACCGACCCGATCGTCAGCGAGACGGCCAAGCTCGATCTAATCTCAGGCGAGAATGTTGTAGGGGAGGTGATCGTTCAATCCCGGAGCCGGCTGGTGTCGGTGCTGGTTTATCCCGCTCTGCTGGGGACTTCACAGGCCACCGCCGTGCTGCGGCTGCTGGATGCTGCGGTTGATGGCGCGGGCGCGCCACGCCGGCTGCGGCTGGAGGCCGTCGAAGGCGCGGCCTACTGGCTCGCCGAATTCGAGAATGTGCCGGATGGGCCGTTTTCAGTCGGATTGGAGATAGCGCGGCCGACGAGCTAA